The following are encoded together in the Kribbella sp. CA-293567 genome:
- a CDS encoding SRPBCC family protein, with amino-acid sequence MITIERVVTVEKPVDRVFAYLSDFETTTEWDSGTVSTVKVEGDGGPGTRYQNTSSFAGRETELEYVVQKLEPGRLFQLRGANKTVTALDTMTFRATGSGGTEVTYRAEFEFKGVTRLIEPLFKGQFKKLGDEAEVGMREALEKL; translated from the coding sequence GTGATCACCATCGAGCGCGTTGTCACCGTGGAGAAGCCCGTCGACCGGGTCTTCGCCTACCTGTCCGACTTCGAGACGACCACCGAGTGGGACTCCGGGACGGTGTCGACGGTCAAGGTGGAGGGTGACGGTGGCCCCGGCACGAGGTACCAGAACACCTCGTCGTTCGCCGGCCGGGAGACCGAGCTGGAGTACGTCGTACAGAAGCTCGAGCCCGGCCGCCTGTTCCAGCTCCGGGGCGCGAACAAGACCGTCACCGCGCTCGACACGATGACGTTCCGGGCCACCGGCAGCGGCGGCACCGAGGTGACCTATCGGGCCGAGTTCGAGTTCAAGGGCGTCACCCGGCTGATCGAGCCGCTGTTCAAGGGGCAGTTCAAGAAGCTCGGCGACGAGGCCGAAGTGGGCATGCGGGAAGCGCTCGAAAAGCTCTGA